The Parachlamydia acanthamoebae genome has a window encoding:
- the mfd gene encoding transcription-repair coupling factor, translating to MIEELFKHPKLLELQEAFKQGDPVLIEELWNAPKALIASLALQVTGKHVLILTGGSQEESRLYHDFPFFSSAPLLEFPAWETLPSENIAPSPDTVGARYKALRQVSATFQPHIIISGLQACLQSLIPPQNFDSLYLALKKGETFPFDTLIQRLNEMGYRRSAVAADKGEFAIRGGIIDIFPVASPDPFRIEFWGDDIESIRIFDPIGQRSIKTVEHIEITPAQEMELIQQSSKLSTILDYLGPQTIVIFDDLLALEDRYSSLLHICGSPTRSFQSIENLFEQIAPLQQIYWSRQPIEELTEVKLKSPKGKSFYSESAPMHTLAFSMFNKDLMAKRWLSPFIPLVDYLLPFRDEEQEVSGNDILENLAHIPKEAHLHFLCASELEENTLKQKIAQKSIPLPTQTVYQNGYLSSGLVLAQEQLLVIPFTEVSHRYKLRRQKLRSTYHTPPSDSYHLVPGDMVVHLNHGIGRFLGLEKKLNHNGVLSEFFLIEYAENGKLYVPLNQAHLVTKYIGSSEDLPSMHTLGSARWKKTKERTQEAIVGYAKDLLQLYAHRSLKAGLIYPSDSIDMQDFEEDFPYEETEDQLNAIASIKEDMQSTKSMDRLICGDVGYGKTEVAMRAAFKAVMDGHKQVALLVPTTVLAMQHYENFIERMSNFPVRIGVLSRFRTPKEIRETLEQVAKGSIDILIGTHRLISKDVVFHDLGLIIIDEEHRFGVKAKEHLKKIKMGVDCITLSATPIPRTLYMSLVGARDMSVINTPPQDRLPITTIISEPGDLVFKNALLRELSRDGQAYVIHNRVETIFGVASKIKELLPQARVVVGHGQMSADEIDSVFHAFKSGAADILVATTIIESGIDIPNANTILINRADQFGLADLYQLRGRVGRWNRRAYAYFLVPNLKSLPQLARKRLHALAEACGYGGGMKLAMHDLEIRGAGNILGTEQSGHVSAIGFHFYCKLLRRTIQTLQGELSAGMVETKLEFHYDACLPEDYVNEVSLRMEIYQRLGEAIALSDVELIEQELKDRFGPLVIQVQWLMALTRIRVFASQRGYTTLKFDKLALSIEWKKGKQILSHKMLLGKIKTSEELERVTKQALDKWEKERFKR from the coding sequence GTGATCGAAGAACTTTTCAAACATCCCAAACTTTTAGAGCTTCAAGAAGCTTTTAAGCAAGGCGACCCGGTTCTGATTGAAGAGCTTTGGAATGCTCCCAAAGCTCTTATTGCCTCTCTTGCTCTACAGGTAACGGGCAAGCATGTTTTGATTTTGACAGGCGGTAGTCAGGAAGAAAGCCGTCTATATCATGACTTTCCTTTTTTTTCGTCTGCCCCGTTGCTTGAGTTTCCGGCCTGGGAAACTTTGCCCTCTGAAAATATCGCTCCCAGTCCAGACACTGTTGGGGCACGCTACAAAGCTTTGCGCCAAGTCTCAGCAACTTTTCAACCACACATCATCATCAGCGGATTGCAAGCTTGCCTGCAAAGCTTGATTCCACCTCAAAATTTTGACTCCCTCTATCTTGCCCTAAAAAAAGGGGAAACATTCCCTTTTGACACACTCATTCAACGACTGAATGAAATGGGTTATCGACGTTCAGCTGTGGCGGCAGATAAAGGGGAATTCGCCATTAGAGGCGGCATTATCGATATCTTCCCTGTGGCCTCACCCGATCCCTTTCGCATCGAATTTTGGGGAGACGACATTGAATCAATCCGTATCTTTGATCCAATTGGACAAAGATCGATTAAAACGGTTGAGCACATTGAAATCACACCTGCACAAGAGATGGAGCTGATCCAGCAATCATCCAAGCTATCAACCATCTTAGACTATTTAGGCCCACAAACCATTGTGATCTTTGACGACCTCTTAGCTCTAGAAGATCGCTACTCCTCTTTACTACATATTTGTGGATCCCCGACGCGCTCTTTTCAAAGCATTGAAAACCTATTTGAGCAAATCGCTCCCCTGCAACAGATTTATTGGAGCCGTCAGCCCATTGAGGAACTCACAGAAGTTAAACTGAAGAGTCCAAAGGGGAAGAGTTTTTATTCAGAAAGTGCTCCCATGCATACTTTGGCCTTTAGCATGTTTAACAAAGACTTAATGGCTAAACGATGGCTTTCTCCTTTTATCCCTTTAGTGGACTATCTCCTTCCTTTTCGAGATGAAGAGCAGGAGGTTTCGGGAAATGATATTTTAGAAAATTTAGCTCACATTCCCAAAGAAGCGCATCTGCATTTTCTGTGCGCAAGTGAATTAGAAGAAAACACGCTTAAGCAAAAAATTGCACAAAAAAGTATTCCACTACCCACTCAAACTGTTTACCAAAATGGATACCTTTCGAGCGGCTTGGTGCTTGCACAAGAGCAGCTTTTAGTGATTCCTTTCACAGAGGTTTCTCATCGTTATAAGCTACGTCGACAAAAGCTACGCAGCACTTATCATACACCACCTTCCGACTCCTACCATCTTGTTCCTGGAGATATGGTCGTCCACCTCAATCATGGAATTGGACGATTTTTAGGGCTTGAAAAAAAGCTAAACCACAATGGCGTATTGAGTGAATTTTTTCTGATTGAATATGCCGAAAATGGCAAACTCTATGTCCCCCTCAATCAAGCTCACCTCGTCACCAAATACATTGGCAGTAGTGAAGATCTTCCAAGCATGCATACCCTGGGTAGTGCTCGTTGGAAAAAAACGAAAGAAAGAACGCAAGAAGCTATTGTCGGATATGCCAAAGACCTCTTGCAACTTTACGCACACCGTTCCCTAAAGGCTGGCCTTATTTATCCTTCTGATAGTATCGACATGCAAGACTTTGAGGAGGATTTCCCCTACGAAGAGACCGAAGATCAGCTTAACGCAATTGCCAGTATCAAAGAAGATATGCAGTCGACGAAATCGATGGATCGCCTTATCTGTGGCGACGTGGGATACGGTAAAACCGAAGTGGCCATGCGAGCCGCATTTAAAGCAGTAATGGATGGACACAAACAAGTTGCATTGCTTGTGCCAACCACTGTTTTAGCGATGCAACATTATGAGAATTTCATCGAAAGAATGTCCAACTTTCCTGTCCGAATTGGGGTACTTTCCCGCTTTCGCACGCCCAAAGAAATCCGAGAGACCTTAGAGCAGGTGGCAAAAGGAAGTATCGATATTCTGATCGGAACACATCGTTTGATTAGTAAAGATGTGGTTTTTCATGATCTTGGCTTGATCATTATTGATGAAGAACATCGCTTCGGAGTGAAAGCAAAAGAGCATTTGAAAAAAATTAAAATGGGTGTCGATTGCATTACCCTTTCTGCAACGCCCATTCCACGCACCCTTTACATGTCTCTTGTTGGGGCTAGAGATATGTCTGTGATCAATACGCCTCCTCAAGATCGTTTGCCTATTACCACGATTATTTCGGAACCGGGTGATCTTGTGTTTAAAAATGCCCTGCTAAGGGAACTTTCGCGCGATGGACAAGCTTATGTCATCCATAATCGCGTCGAAACGATTTTTGGTGTGGCTTCAAAAATCAAAGAATTGCTCCCACAGGCGCGTGTCGTGGTCGGACATGGGCAAATGAGCGCCGACGAGATTGACTCTGTCTTTCACGCGTTTAAAAGTGGTGCGGCTGATATCTTAGTTGCCACCACGATTATCGAAAGCGGCATCGACATCCCAAATGCCAATACCATCCTCATCAATCGCGCAGATCAATTTGGATTAGCGGACTTGTATCAGTTACGCGGACGAGTGGGTCGTTGGAACAGGCGTGCCTATGCTTACTTTTTAGTTCCCAATTTGAAATCACTTCCACAATTGGCCCGAAAACGCTTGCATGCTTTAGCAGAAGCTTGTGGATATGGCGGCGGCATGAAATTGGCAATGCACGATTTGGAAATTCGAGGCGCCGGCAATATTTTAGGAACCGAACAATCAGGCCATGTCTCTGCTATCGGATTCCATTTTTATTGCAAACTTTTAAGAAGAACCATTCAAACCCTACAAGGTGAGTTGTCGGCCGGTATGGTTGAGACTAAACTAGAGTTTCATTACGATGCCTGTCTTCCTGAAGATTATGTCAATGAAGTCAGCCTGCGGATGGAGATCTATCAACGTTTGGGCGAAGCCATTGCTTTAAGTGATGTCGAGCTTATCGAGCAAGAATTGAAAGATCGGTTTGGTCCCCTTGTCATCCAAGTGCAATGGCTCATGGCGCTCACACGCATTCGGGTCTTCGCTTCCCAACGAGGCTATACGACATTAAAATTTGATAAGCTGGCACTCTCCATTGAATGGAAAAAAGGCAAGCAAATCCTCTCTCACAAAATGTTATTAGGAAAAATAAAAACGTCTGAAGAGCTTGAAAGGGTAACCAAACAAGCTCTTGACAAATGGGAAAAGGAAAGGTTTAAGCGTTAG
- a CDS encoding AMP nucleosidase, translating to MIDSEETNFEREEEEIAIGTLERYSGSDVSEFQPYLLLTNFPKYVQYFASSRDLPIVEGSMFSVAHSPKEKVSILDFKIGSPAAALIVDLCAHLPIKASLLLGMCGGLRRHYHVGDYFVPVAGIRGEGTSDFYFSQEVPAMANFLVQKAVTNVLMEEGIKYHLGITHTTNKRFWEFNPDFKARLNATRPQAVEMECATLFMASYYHKLPLGALLLISDLPLSPKGIKTKKSAQDVYSKYTAEHVELGIKAIDELDNLLKLEEKGVFRGKRRKFEDQLND from the coding sequence ATGATTGATAGTGAAGAAACGAATTTCGAAAGGGAAGAAGAAGAGATCGCGATTGGAACGTTAGAGAGATATTCTGGATCAGATGTCTCAGAGTTTCAACCTTATCTTTTGCTCACCAACTTTCCTAAATATGTGCAATATTTTGCTTCAAGCCGAGATCTGCCGATCGTCGAAGGATCGATGTTTTCGGTCGCGCATTCACCCAAAGAGAAGGTGAGTATTTTGGATTTTAAAATTGGGTCACCCGCCGCCGCACTGATTGTCGACTTATGTGCGCATCTTCCCATTAAAGCAAGCCTTCTTTTAGGCATGTGTGGAGGATTAAGACGTCATTATCATGTCGGAGATTACTTTGTCCCGGTTGCCGGGATTCGAGGGGAAGGAACGTCTGATTTCTACTTTTCGCAAGAAGTTCCTGCGATGGCCAATTTCCTCGTTCAAAAAGCTGTGACAAATGTGTTGATGGAAGAGGGGATTAAATATCACCTGGGGATTACCCATACGACCAATAAACGTTTTTGGGAGTTTAATCCTGACTTTAAGGCCCGTTTAAATGCCACACGTCCACAAGCGGTTGAAATGGAATGTGCAACCCTTTTTATGGCCAGTTATTACCATAAACTGCCGCTTGGTGCGCTCTTGCTGATTTCAGATCTGCCTTTAAGTCCAAAGGGCATTAAGACTAAAAAAAGTGCTCAAGATGTCTATTCAAAGTACACAGCAGAGCATGTGGAATTGGGCATAAAGGCCATTGATGAATTAGATAACTTGCTGAAGCTTGAAGAAAAAGGTGTTTTTAGAGGAAAGCGACGCAAGTTTGAAGATCAGCTCAACGACTAA
- a CDS encoding RtcB family protein codes for MPKERNEAWRLYKQVCPDEALAFVHHLKQKTEALRQSCLLRSTPIPYQTWGAACIEQDAIHQMNHAMRLPIAVAGALMPDAHMGYGLPIGGVLAVENAVIPYAVGVDIACRMMLSVYPESPEALRDFHSTRHQAFQEVLLANTVFGSGPMGQHEGKIEHPVLEEKHWQGTKLTRGLRQTGIRQIGTSGGGNHFVEWGELEIGSSENPLGLQVGKYVALLSHSGSRGVGAKIADHYTKWAMEQMPTLEQSVRHLAWLPLDSEAGLEYWDAMQLAGKFASANHHVIHQRISQALGLTPLTSVENHHNFAWKESVIIDGIEKEWIVHRKGATPAGKDVLGIIPGTMADVGFLVRGKGHAAALNSASHGSGRQMSRTRAKQNITSEQHAAYLSQRGVKLIGGGLDEAPQAYKPIEQVIEAQSDLVEVLGVFQPRIVRMASD; via the coding sequence ATGCCTAAAGAACGTAATGAGGCCTGGCGGCTATACAAACAGGTCTGTCCGGATGAAGCTTTAGCTTTTGTACACCATTTGAAACAAAAAACGGAAGCTTTACGTCAAAGCTGCCTTCTACGATCGACACCAATTCCTTACCAAACATGGGGAGCAGCTTGTATTGAGCAAGATGCGATCCATCAAATGAATCATGCCATGCGGCTACCAATTGCTGTCGCCGGAGCTTTAATGCCTGATGCCCATATGGGCTACGGATTGCCGATTGGCGGGGTGCTGGCGGTAGAAAATGCGGTTATTCCTTATGCCGTTGGTGTCGATATCGCGTGCCGCATGATGTTGAGTGTGTATCCAGAGTCTCCTGAAGCTTTAAGAGACTTTCATTCAACAAGACATCAAGCATTTCAAGAGGTGTTGCTTGCGAATACCGTATTTGGCTCAGGGCCTATGGGGCAGCATGAGGGGAAAATTGAGCATCCTGTTTTAGAAGAAAAACATTGGCAAGGGACAAAACTCACGCGTGGTTTGCGGCAAACAGGTATTCGACAAATCGGAACGAGCGGGGGCGGAAACCATTTTGTGGAATGGGGAGAGCTAGAGATTGGCAGCTCTGAAAATCCGTTAGGACTTCAGGTGGGAAAATATGTGGCTTTGTTATCACATAGTGGATCGAGAGGGGTGGGAGCTAAAATTGCAGATCACTATACAAAATGGGCCATGGAACAAATGCCTACTTTAGAACAATCCGTGCGCCATTTGGCATGGCTGCCGCTGGATAGTGAAGCAGGATTAGAGTATTGGGATGCTATGCAACTCGCTGGAAAATTTGCTTCTGCAAACCATCATGTTATTCACCAAAGAATCAGCCAAGCATTGGGATTAACCCCATTGACTTCGGTAGAAAACCATCACAATTTTGCATGGAAGGAAAGCGTCATCATTGATGGCATTGAAAAAGAATGGATTGTGCACCGCAAAGGGGCCACGCCTGCCGGAAAAGATGTCCTAGGAATTATCCCTGGAACGATGGCGGATGTGGGGTTTCTGGTGAGAGGGAAAGGTCATGCAGCTGCTTTAAATTCTGCTTCACATGGAAGTGGCCGCCAGATGAGCCGTACACGTGCGAAGCAGAACATTACTTCGGAACAGCATGCCGCTTATCTTTCGCAAAGAGGTGTTAAATTGATTGGAGGCGGCTTAGATGAGGCCCCTCAGGCTTATAAACCAATTGAACAAGTGATAGAAGCACAGTCAGATCTGGTCGAGGTTTTAGGGGTCTTTCAACCCCGTATTGTGCGCATGGCAAGTGATTAA
- a CDS encoding FAD/NAD(P)-binding protein, whose protein sequence is MSTTSIAIAGGGISGLAVLANLIFQAQTPFNLFLFEPSHRLPKGVAFSTDCETHPLNVRANAMGALKEHPDDFWKWVEKRKETLQPLFPKTILHPDAFLPRKLYGLYLEDLYERVQAVAEEKKIKLTVILQKVLDASESNDQLLLQVAHENPVTVDALVLACGVPPSKKLSFETPQLLDHPHYISDPWNSSALDSMFLHSSKVLMIGAGLTMADTVASLVHQAFDGKMICVSPRGTSSQPHLTAPPAHPLPQVKTKELPLTARGLFRTVRKKIVSHSEWRDVIDSLRRCTQPLWAALPLPEKKQFLRHLFSLWNNHRHRMAVASFDMLEKLKKQEKLDMLAGRVTAIEIENAETLNVTVRTAEKSLQIPVNYVVKCTGPEYQIQKQPNPLIQNLHQKGMALWDTLGMGLALSPHGYIQGNVPGKIYALGALLLGEKLETTAVPEIRKEAFAIAQKLLHKFHLIN, encoded by the coding sequence ATGTCCACCACTTCAATTGCCATTGCCGGAGGAGGTATTTCAGGGCTAGCGGTTTTAGCGAACTTGATTTTCCAGGCCCAGACTCCTTTTAACCTATTCCTTTTCGAACCATCTCATCGACTTCCCAAAGGAGTGGCTTTTTCAACAGATTGTGAAACCCATCCTCTGAATGTGCGCGCAAATGCTATGGGAGCTTTAAAAGAGCACCCTGATGATTTTTGGAAATGGGTGGAAAAAAGGAAAGAGACTCTTCAGCCTCTTTTTCCCAAAACCATTTTACATCCAGATGCCTTTCTACCGCGCAAATTATACGGGCTTTACTTAGAAGATTTATATGAAAGAGTACAAGCTGTCGCGGAAGAGAAAAAGATTAAGCTTACTGTGATCCTTCAAAAAGTATTAGATGCCTCCGAATCCAACGATCAACTCCTCCTTCAAGTTGCGCATGAAAATCCGGTGACAGTGGATGCCCTTGTTCTGGCTTGTGGTGTTCCCCCTAGTAAAAAGCTCTCTTTTGAAACGCCTCAGTTATTGGATCATCCTCACTACATTTCCGATCCTTGGAATAGCTCTGCCCTGGACAGCATGTTTCTACATTCCTCCAAAGTTCTCATGATTGGAGCGGGCTTAACCATGGCAGATACGGTTGCTTCCTTGGTACATCAGGCATTTGACGGAAAAATGATTTGTGTATCTCCACGCGGAACTTCCTCACAACCTCATCTTACAGCACCTCCTGCCCATCCTCTCCCTCAAGTCAAAACCAAGGAGCTTCCTTTAACCGCACGCGGACTTTTCAGAACTGTACGCAAAAAAATCGTCTCTCATTCTGAGTGGCGAGATGTAATCGATTCTTTACGCCGTTGCACCCAACCTTTATGGGCAGCCCTTCCCCTTCCCGAGAAAAAACAATTTTTACGCCATCTCTTCTCGTTATGGAATAATCATCGTCATCGCATGGCAGTTGCCAGTTTTGATATGCTGGAAAAACTAAAAAAACAGGAAAAGTTAGACATGCTCGCTGGGCGTGTCACCGCGATCGAAATAGAAAATGCCGAGACCTTAAATGTGACAGTGAGAACAGCTGAAAAATCGTTGCAGATTCCTGTCAATTACGTAGTCAAATGCACGGGTCCTGAGTACCAAATTCAAAAACAACCAAATCCCTTGATTCAAAATCTGCATCAAAAAGGAATGGCCCTTTGGGATACTTTAGGAATGGGTTTGGCACTGTCTCCTCATGGATACATTCAAGGCAACGTACCAGGGAAAATCTATGCGCTCGGAGCCCTTCTGCTTGGTGAAAAATTGGAAACAACGGCCGTCCCCGAAATCCGAAAAGAAGCCTTTGCAATTGCACAAAAATTACTTCATAAATTTCATTTAATTAACTAA
- a CDS encoding LexA family protein produces MRLGGKRMGAGRPKGSGKFKEPTKAIRLPESEIEHVMRYIQNKCYRLPLYHTTVSAGFPSPAEDHIERKLDLNELLIKHPSATFFLKVSGHSMIKVGIHHNDILIVDRSLEPSHGKIVIASLNGELTVKRLRCEGKRIQLVAENDAYPPIEISSEDDFRIWGVVTNVIHDL; encoded by the coding sequence ATGCGTTTAGGCGGAAAAAGAATGGGGGCCGGAAGACCAAAAGGATCTGGGAAATTTAAAGAACCCACAAAAGCCATTCGATTACCTGAAAGTGAAATCGAACATGTCATGCGGTATATACAAAACAAGTGCTACCGCCTCCCTTTGTATCATACCACTGTTTCAGCAGGATTTCCCTCTCCCGCGGAAGATCACATTGAAAGGAAACTCGATTTAAATGAATTGCTGATTAAACATCCTTCCGCAACATTTTTCTTAAAAGTCTCAGGGCATTCGATGATCAAAGTCGGCATTCACCACAACGACATCTTAATCGTTGATCGCAGCTTAGAGCCTTCCCATGGAAAAATTGTGATTGCCTCTCTCAATGGAGAATTGACAGTAAAAAGACTGCGTTGTGAAGGAAAAAGGATCCAACTTGTTGCAGAAAATGATGCTTACCCTCCTATTGAGATTTCCAGTGAAGATGATTTTCGCATTTGGGGTGTTGTGACAAACGTCATCCACGATCTATAG
- a CDS encoding Y-family DNA polymerase, protein MSHFVLADCNNFYVSCERMLHPKLEEKPVIVLSQNDGCVISRSQEAKQLGIKMGEPFFKVKEYCERAKVIVYSSNYQLYGDISERVMNSLSQFAPEMQIYSIDEAFLKFPITLSDEEMFAECMRIKKLIKKWVGIPISIGIAPTKTLAKVANSLAKQNRDLGVFSLNEPLSREAILKEYPIEDVWGIGRRLSKRLKGIGILTVWDFIQLTPYFVRKTMGVVGERMLLELQGISALDLEESSPKQSITFSRSFGRKVTDISELGEALATFVSKACVKLRKQKQYAAALLVYLQFFSQDGESLQGNHMIYSFPSPTDDTIEMIAATKQCLTKLYIDKKKYKKCGVILLDLKSAEQFMPDLFQKGPDIKRQQVMRAMDKLNTRLKKRTVFLGGTGIHQDWKSRSDQRSPYNTTSWDHLPIVKAY, encoded by the coding sequence ATGTCTCATTTCGTTTTAGCAGATTGCAACAATTTTTATGTCTCATGTGAAAGAATGCTTCACCCCAAACTCGAAGAAAAACCCGTGATTGTCCTCTCTCAGAATGATGGCTGCGTGATCTCTCGTTCTCAAGAGGCCAAACAATTGGGCATTAAAATGGGAGAGCCCTTTTTTAAAGTCAAAGAGTACTGTGAACGGGCTAAAGTGATTGTCTATTCTTCCAACTACCAACTTTATGGAGACATCTCCGAAAGGGTGATGAATAGCCTGTCTCAATTTGCCCCTGAAATGCAAATTTACTCCATCGATGAAGCTTTTTTGAAATTTCCTATAACACTTTCTGACGAAGAGATGTTCGCAGAATGTATGAGAATAAAAAAGCTGATCAAAAAATGGGTTGGCATTCCCATTTCGATTGGGATAGCCCCCACAAAAACCTTAGCCAAAGTAGCCAATAGCTTAGCTAAACAAAATCGGGACCTAGGAGTATTTAGCCTAAACGAGCCTCTTTCGCGCGAAGCCATTTTAAAAGAATATCCCATAGAAGACGTTTGGGGAATTGGTCGTAGACTTTCAAAGCGTTTAAAAGGGATCGGCATTTTGACGGTCTGGGATTTTATTCAACTCACGCCCTATTTTGTCAGAAAAACAATGGGGGTCGTAGGAGAGAGGATGTTGCTCGAGCTACAAGGCATTTCAGCTTTAGATCTCGAGGAAAGTTCGCCCAAACAAAGCATAACGTTTTCTCGCTCATTTGGAAGGAAAGTCACCGATATATCCGAACTAGGAGAAGCCCTCGCCACATTCGTCAGCAAAGCCTGTGTGAAATTGAGAAAACAAAAGCAATATGCGGCAGCTTTGTTGGTCTATCTGCAATTCTTCTCGCAGGATGGAGAAAGCCTTCAAGGAAATCATATGATTTATTCCTTTCCAAGCCCAACAGACGATACCATTGAAATGATTGCAGCAACTAAGCAATGCTTAACAAAACTTTATATCGACAAGAAAAAATATAAGAAATGTGGTGTCATTTTGTTGGATTTAAAATCCGCTGAACAATTCATGCCGGATTTGTTCCAAAAAGGCCCCGACATAAAGCGTCAACAGGTGATGCGCGCAATGGATAAGCTCAATACGCGCTTGAAGAAAAGAACTGTGTTTTTGGGAGGCACAGGCATCCATCAAGACTGGAAGTCACGGTCTGATCAACGTTCTCCCTATAATACCACAAGCTGGGATCACCTACCTATCGTTAAGGCTTATTGA
- a CDS encoding MBL fold metallo-hydrolase, whose amino-acid sequence MILKKITDPHLSIHTYLLIDADTLQAAVIDPTRNVEPLLSIIADGGVQVSYILETHVHADFVSGSKELKSRLQGMPTIVCSGLGGEEWQPRYADRLVMNDREMINLGNLTVQAWHVPGHTPEHLMWIVFEHDSPTAVFSGDFLLGGSLGRPDLLGPDKCLELAKQLYQSTFHVLTTLPMQINVYPAHGAGSFCGKNIADKNLIILEDEIHTNPHLRAQAETEWINQLLAEMPPPPRYFARLKQLNVKGADLIDSLTPLRVLDIQELHSSDLELVDLRNQEAFAQSFIKGSINIPFGSSFTKWAAEIVSADSPIVFISSDAETVTKALTCVRLVGLDHVMGYFLWNEQSLSPEMSDSFDLILPENIASSNIQQIIDVRTQEEWDQGYIAGALHIPLPLLAKELPLLSREKRIAMICGSGYRSSIAASLAKKRGFPHMASVHGGMQAWKKAHLPVEIPKN is encoded by the coding sequence ATGATATTAAAAAAAATTACAGATCCTCATTTATCAATCCATACCTATCTTTTAATTGATGCAGACACGCTTCAGGCCGCTGTTATCGATCCAACACGCAACGTAGAACCCTTACTATCAATCATTGCAGATGGGGGCGTTCAGGTTAGCTATATCTTAGAAACACATGTGCACGCCGATTTTGTCTCAGGATCAAAAGAGCTCAAGTCTCGCTTGCAAGGAATGCCCACGATTGTTTGTTCAGGCTTAGGTGGAGAAGAGTGGCAACCTCGTTATGCGGATCGTTTGGTGATGAATGATCGTGAAATGATTAATCTAGGCAATTTAACTGTGCAAGCTTGGCATGTTCCTGGGCATACTCCAGAACATCTCATGTGGATCGTGTTTGAACACGATTCTCCAACAGCTGTATTTTCAGGCGATTTTCTTTTAGGAGGATCTCTAGGGCGTCCAGATCTTCTAGGACCGGACAAATGTTTAGAGTTAGCTAAACAGCTTTATCAAAGTACTTTTCACGTTTTAACAACTTTGCCTATGCAGATAAATGTGTACCCTGCCCATGGGGCTGGCTCATTTTGTGGAAAAAATATTGCGGATAAAAATCTCATCATTCTTGAAGATGAAATCCATACAAATCCCCATTTGCGGGCGCAGGCAGAAACTGAATGGATTAACCAATTATTAGCTGAAATGCCTCCTCCACCTCGTTATTTTGCGCGCTTGAAGCAATTAAATGTGAAAGGAGCAGATCTCATTGATTCTCTTACACCGCTCCGCGTGCTGGATATTCAGGAATTGCATTCATCAGATCTCGAGCTCGTCGATCTTAGAAATCAAGAAGCATTTGCTCAATCATTTATCAAAGGTTCCATAAATATCCCTTTTGGATCCTCTTTTACAAAATGGGCTGCAGAGATTGTCTCTGCTGATTCACCCATTGTATTCATTTCTTCCGATGCTGAAACCGTCACGAAAGCTTTAACATGTGTTAGGCTGGTGGGTTTAGATCACGTGATGGGTTATTTTTTGTGGAATGAGCAATCATTGTCTCCCGAAATGAGCGATTCTTTTGATCTCATCCTTCCAGAAAATATTGCGTCTAGTAACATACAGCAAATCATTGATGTGCGTACTCAAGAGGAATGGGATCAAGGTTATATTGCAGGGGCCCTCCATATTCCTTTACCCTTGCTTGCTAAAGAGTTACCTTTGCTTTCTCGAGAAAAACGGATTGCCATGATTTGTGGAAGTGGATATCGTTCATCGATTGCAGCTTCCCTTGCAAAGAAAAGAGGGTTTCCTCACATGGCAAGTGTGCATGGGGGAATGCAGGCATGGAAAAAGGCTCATTTGCCTGTGGAAATACCAAAGAATTAA